The Natronogracilivirga saccharolytica region AGCATGATCATATCCACGAGCGATATCCATTTGAAAACTAAAGGTTTTTCAGATATTCACGATCTTTCGGGCAAGGTAGACAAGGCCGTCCGGGACTCCGGTGTCAAAGAGGGGTTTTGTCATGTATTTGCCGTAGGGTCAACGGCCTCAATTTCTACCATGGAGTTTGAACCGGCACTGGTGAAGGACATCAGGGAGAAGCTGGAAGACTTTGCCTCCGAGAACATGCGTTCCCATCACTCGGAAACGTGGGGCGATGACAACGGGTTTTCGCATATCCGATCCACGTTTATGGGACCGGGCATCACAGTCCCCATTCGTGACGGCCGCTGCATTCTTGGGACGTGGCAGCAGATTGTGCTTCTGGATCATGACAATCGTCCCAGGGACAGGCATGTTGTTGTTCAGGTAATCGGAAATGATGCATAACCGACCTGTAACCCTGCGCTGAGAAGCAGGGGCTGCATCCTAAACCAGATAAGAAGACGTATGAATGAAAAACCCTGGCTTATAGCCGAGACCAACTGGAAAACTGTTATGGATACCGATTATGAGGTGGCGGTACTGCCCTGGGGGGCTACTGAACCTCATAATTATCATCTGCCTTATGCAACCGATAACATGGAGTGCGAATTTGTTGCCGCTGAAGCCGGGCGCCTGGCCTGGGAAAAGGGGGCAAGGGTGGCTGTCCTCCCCGCCGTTCCCTATGGCGTGCAGACCGGAATGCTTGATCTGCCTTTTGCCGTGAACATGAATCCATCCACACAGGAGGCGGTCCTCGGTGACATCGCGCGGTCACTGGACGGGCAGGGCATCCGCAAGCTGCTTGTTCTGAACGGACACGGTGCCAACAACTTTCGCCAGATGATCAGGGAGTTGCAAACAGATCTGGAGCTGTTTTTGTGTACGGCAGACTGGTATCGGGCAGCAGACTGGAACACGTTTTTTGATGAGCCCGGAGATCATGCAGGTGAATTCGAAACCAGTGCCATGATGTATTTGCGGCCGGATATTGTGAGGCCGCTTTCGGAAGCAGGTGACGGCCATGAGCGGAAGTTCCGGCTGAAGGCTATGAAAGAAGGCTGGGTCTGGGCGCCGAGAACCTGGAGCGAGATCACCGACGATACGGGTGTCGGCAACCCCGAAAAGGCCACAGCTGAAAAAGGCGAAAAGTTTATTGCAGCAGCGGCCCGGAATCTCGCCTCATTTCTGGTTGAGCTGGCTGAGACACCGGCGGAACAGCTTTACGAAAGCGAATAGCTTGCTATTACCCCCTGTGAGCCAATACCGTAAAACGACATAAACCCTGTTCTGCCACACAGACCACCAATTCCAAATTTTTCCAATCTCAATTTGTATCATGTTCCCTGCCGAATTACGCACCGCACCAACCGTTCTTTTAATCAGCATAATCTTTTCAGCCGGCCTGTTGCTGCCGGCCTGCGCTCCGGGCGGATCCCTTGAGTCATCAGAGGACAGCTCCGGAGCGGAAACAGCATCCGGAAATATCCACGAAGAGCCGTCCGGGCAGGGTGATTCAGCTGATAAAACACCGGAAGCAATGAACCGCATGGATAAGGATACCCCCGATACGGTATATGTGATGCCGGAGCGCCCGTTGCCGCGCGAAGCAAAACCGCCGGAAGGCTACCTGCGCGCTGTCGATGAAGGAATCCGTACAGCGGACGGCCGTCCCGGTGATGATTACTGGCAGCAGTTTACAGAATATGATATCGACATTACGCTGGACCCGGACAGCAAAACCCTTGGCGGAACAGCAAGAATCACCTATCACAACCATTCCCCGGACGAACTGCGTCATCTCCATCTGGAGCTCGTTCAGAATCTGAACCAGCCCGGAGTGCGCAGAAACCGTCCCGCCGAAGTTACCGGCGGCGTCAGTCTGCATGATGTGATCGTGAACGGCGACACGCTCACCGATGAAAGCGGCCGGTCTGCCCGGTACAGCATTCAGGGCACGCGTATGGTAATTCGTCCCGAAGAACCCGTTAAGGCCGATACTTCCGTTGAGCTTGAAATCAGCTACGATTTCACCATCCCCCGGCAGGGAGCGGGCGGACGCATGGGGCACAGCGGAGATAATTTGTTCTATCTCGGCTACTGGTATCCGCACATGACGGTTTACGATGATGTGGTCGGATGGCACCCGGATCCCTATCTGGGCCAGGCTGAATTCTACCATGGCTTTGCGGACTATGATCTGAGAATAAGGGCGCCTGAGGACTGGATCATCATGGCTACCGGGGAGTTGCAGAACCCCACGGATGTGCTTGATCCGGAACTGGCAAGCCGGTGGGAGGATGCCCGCAAGCAAGATGAGCCCATGCGGATTTTCACGGCTGGCAGCGATCAGCCGGCGACGGTACGGGCTGCGTCATCCGGGGATGCGGGAGCTGCAGGAACCGACACCCTGCTTACCTGGCATTACAGGGCGGAAAATGTCCGCGATGTCGCCTTCAGCGCCACACTTGAATCCAACTGGGAGGCTGCAAGAACGGCCGTCGGCGACCGGACAGGCGACGGAGAGACTGATTACACACTGATCAACACGTTTTGGCGTGATGAAGCACCCTTGTGGGAGGATGTCACCGAATATCAGCAGCATGCCATAACATTTCTGTCCGATATGACGGGTCTCCCCTATCCCTGGCCTCACATGACAGCGATTGAGGGAAGCGGAATCATCGGCGGCGGAATGGAGTACCCGATGATGACCATCATGGGCGATTACAACGACCGCGGAGCCGAAGCACTTTATTCGGTCACGGCACACGAACTGGCTCACATGTGGATTCCGCTGATTGTCAGTACCGATGAACGGCGTTACAGCTGGCTTGATGAGGGGAATACCGTATTCAGCACAGCTGAGGCGGTGATGGATTTTCTGCCCGAGCGGCGTCCGCACAACCAGTCCCGCAATGCCTACACGAGGGCGGCGCGATCCGGAAATGAAGGGCCGATGATGCGAAGATCCGATTATCACTACTCGACCCAGCAGTTCATCATTGCATCGTACCGAAAACCCTCGGCCGTCCTGGTCGCCTTGCAAAAGGTGCTCGGTGAGGATATGTTCTGGAAGGCCTATCGTGAGTTTATCAGCGAATGGGCTTTCAGGCAGGCCTATCCCTGGGATTTTTTCCGGACATTCGAACGTGTAAGCGGCAAAGATCTCGGCTGGTTCTGGTACAGCTGGTACTACGAGACCTGGGTGCTGGATCAGTCGGTTGCGGAGGTTGAAGAAACCGGTGAGGGAACGCGCATTGTGATTCGGGATAAGGGCGATGTGCCCATGCCGGTTTATCT contains the following coding sequences:
- a CDS encoding M1 family metallopeptidase translates to MFPAELRTAPTVLLISIIFSAGLLLPACAPGGSLESSEDSSGAETASGNIHEEPSGQGDSADKTPEAMNRMDKDTPDTVYVMPERPLPREAKPPEGYLRAVDEGIRTADGRPGDDYWQQFTEYDIDITLDPDSKTLGGTARITYHNHSPDELRHLHLELVQNLNQPGVRRNRPAEVTGGVSLHDVIVNGDTLTDESGRSARYSIQGTRMVIRPEEPVKADTSVELEISYDFTIPRQGAGGRMGHSGDNLFYLGYWYPHMTVYDDVVGWHPDPYLGQAEFYHGFADYDLRIRAPEDWIIMATGELQNPTDVLDPELASRWEDARKQDEPMRIFTAGSDQPATVRAASSGDAGAAGTDTLLTWHYRAENVRDVAFSATLESNWEAARTAVGDRTGDGETDYTLINTFWRDEAPLWEDVTEYQQHAITFLSDMTGLPYPWPHMTAIEGSGIIGGGMEYPMMTIMGDYNDRGAEALYSVTAHELAHMWIPLIVSTDERRYSWLDEGNTVFSTAEAVMDFLPERRPHNQSRNAYTRAARSGNEGPMMRRSDYHYSTQQFIIASYRKPSAVLVALQKVLGEDMFWKAYREFISEWAFRQAYPWDFFRTFERVSGKDLGWFWYSWYYETWVLDQSVAEVEETGEGTRIVIRDKGDVPMPVYLTVTYDGDNKATYTIPVDVWLKGSRSEELVIPERDVRRVEIDSGRDLPDINRQNAVWERS
- a CDS encoding creatininase family protein — translated: MNEKPWLIAETNWKTVMDTDYEVAVLPWGATEPHNYHLPYATDNMECEFVAAEAGRLAWEKGARVAVLPAVPYGVQTGMLDLPFAVNMNPSTQEAVLGDIARSLDGQGIRKLLVLNGHGANNFRQMIRELQTDLELFLCTADWYRAADWNTFFDEPGDHAGEFETSAMMYLRPDIVRPLSEAGDGHERKFRLKAMKEGWVWAPRTWSEITDDTGVGNPEKATAEKGEKFIAAAARNLASFLVELAETPAEQLYESE
- a CDS encoding secondary thiamine-phosphate synthase enzyme YjbQ, whose amino-acid sequence is MIISTSDIHLKTKGFSDIHDLSGKVDKAVRDSGVKEGFCHVFAVGSTASISTMEFEPALVKDIREKLEDFASENMRSHHSETWGDDNGFSHIRSTFMGPGITVPIRDGRCILGTWQQIVLLDHDNRPRDRHVVVQVIGNDA